TGGCGGTAAAATTGAGGAATAAGTAGCAGATGGCCAAACAACCAGGATTAGATTTTCAAAGTGCTAAAGGCGGAGTTGGTGAACTGAAGCGCAGACTATTGTTTGTTATCGGTGCGCTGATTGTTTTCCGTATTGGCTCTTTTATTCCGATTCCTGGTATTGATGCCACTGTGCTTGCCAAATTGCTTGAGCAACAGCGAGGCACCATCATTGAAATGTTCAACATGTTCTCTGGTGGTGCACTCAGCCGTGCTTCTATCTTTGCTCTGGGTATTATGCCGTATATTTCGGCATCAATTATTATCCAGCTGTTAACGGTGGTTCATCCAGCGTTGGCAGAAATAAAGAAAGAAGGGGAGGCTGGCCGTCGCAAGATTAGCCAGTACACCCGTTACGGTACTCTGGTATTGGCCATATTCCAGTCGATCGGTATTGCTACCGGTTTGCCGAATATGCCTGGGATGCAAGGCTTGGTGTTAAATCCAGGCTTTGCTTTCTACTTTACCGCTGTTGTGAGTCTGGTTACCGGGACGATGTTCCTGATGTGGCTGGGCGAACAGATTACAGAACGGGGTATCGGCAACGGTATCTCAATCATAATCTTTGCTGGTATTGTTGCGGGATTGCCGCCGGCCATTGGCCATACCATCGAGCAAGCGCGGCAAGGCGACCTGCACTTCCTCCTGTTGCTGTTGGTTGCAGTTTTAGTGTTTGCAGTAACCTTCTTCGTTGTTTTCATTGAGCGTGGTCAGCGTCGTATCGTCGTCAACTATGCCAAGCGTCAACAAGGTCGTCGTGTTTATGCAGCACAGAGTACGCATTTGCCGTTGAAAGTGAATATGGCGGGGGTTATCCCGGCTATTTTTGCTTCCAGCATTATTCTGTTCCCGGCTACGATTGCATCCTGGTTCGGGGGCGGTACCGGTTGGAACTGGCTGACTACAATTTCGATGTATTTGCAGCCTGGACAGCCGCTTTATGTGTTACTCTATGCGACTGCAATCATCTTCTTCTGTTTCTTCTACACTGCGTTGGTTTTCAACCCTCGTGAAACAGCAGATAACCTGAAGAAGTCCGGTGCATTCGTGCCAGGAATTCGTCCGGGAGAGCAAACGGCAAAATATATCGATAAAGTAATGACCCGCCTTACCTTGGTAGGTGCGATGTATATTACTTTCATCTGCCTGATCCCGGAGTTCATGCGTGATGCAATGAAAGTGCCCTTCTATTTCGGCGGCACGTCATTATTGATCGTTGTTGTGGTCATCATGGACTTTATGGCTCAAGTGCAAACTCTGATGATGTCGAGTCAATACGAGTCTGCATTGAAGAAAGCAAACCTGAAAGGCTATAACCGTTAATCGGGTGAGCTTGAGAAGTTACGGAGAGTAAAAATGAAAGTTCGTGCTTCCGTCAAGAAATTATGTCGTAACTGTAAGATTGTTAAGCGTAACGGTGTCGTTCGTGTGATCTGCAGTGCCGAACCGAAGCATAAACAGCGTCAAGGCTGATTATCTCGCATATTTTTCTTGCAAAGTTGGGTTGAGCTGGCTAGATTAGCCAGCCAATCTTTTGTCTGTAACTGCAATACTATTTGAGTATCCTGAAAACGGGCTTTTCAGAATGGTATTGCTGTATAAAATTGTAGGAGTGCATAGTGGCCCGTATAGCAGGCATTAACATTCCTGATCATAAACATACCGTTATCGCGTTAACGTCGATCTATGGTATCGGTAAAACTCGTTCGCAGTCTATTTGCGCTGCTACGGGCATTGCCGAAAATGTTAAGATCAGTGAGCTGTCTGAAGAGCAAATCGATAAGCTGCGTGACGAAGTTGCCAAGTTTGTTGTCGAAGGCGATCTGCGTCGTGAAGTTACCCTGAGCATCAAACGTCTTATGGACCTTGGTACTTATCGTGGTTTGCGTCATCGTCGTGGTCTGCCGGTTCGCGGTCAGCGTACCAAGACTAACGCCCGTACCCGTAAGGGTCCGCGCAAACCGATCAAGAAATAATCGGGGTGATTGAATAATGGCAAAGGCACCTATTCGTGCACGTAAGCGTGTAAGAAAGCAAGTCTCTGACGGTGTGGCTCATATCCATGCTTCTTTCAACAACACCATCGTAACTATTACCGATCGTCAGGGTAATGCGCTGGGTTGGGCAACTGCCGGTGGTTCCGGTTTCCGTGGTTCTCGTAAATCCACTCCGTTCGCCGCTCAAGTAGCAGCAGAGCGCTGTGCTGAAGCAGTGAAAGAGTACGGTATCAAGAACCTGGAAGTTATGGTTAAAGGACCTGGTCCGGGCCGTGAGTCTACTATCCGCGCGTTGAACGCGGCTGGTTTCCGCATCACTAATATTACTGATGTGACTCCGATCCCTCATAACGGTTGTCGTCCGCCGAAAAAGCGTCGCGTTTAACGCCGCTTTTAGGATTGTTGGAGAAAGAAAATGGCAAGATATTTGGGTCCTAAGCTCAAGCTGAGCCGTCGTGAAGGCACCGACCTGTTTCTGAAGTCTGGTGTTCGTGCGATCGATTCCAAGTGTAAGATTGAACAAGCTCCTGGTCAGCATGGTGCGCGTAAACCGCGTCTGTCTGACTATGGTGTACAGTTGCGTGAAAAGCAAAAAGTTCGCCGTATGTACGGTGTGCTGGAACGCCAGTTCCGTAACTATTATAAAGAAGCAGCCCGTCTGAAAGGCAACACAGGTGCGAACCTGCTGCAATTGCTGGAAGGCCGTCTGGATAACGTTGTTTATCGTATGGGATTTGGCGCCACTCGTGCAGAAGCACGTCAGCTGGTTAGCCATAAAGCCATCATGGTAAACGGTCGCGTTGTTAACATCGCTTCTTATCAGGTATCCCCGAATGACGTAGTCAGCATCCGTGAGAAAGCGAAAAAGCAATCTCGTGTTAAGGCCGCTCTGGAGCTGGCTGAACAGCGTGAAAAGCCAACTTGGCTGGAAGTTGATGCTGCCAAGATGGAAGGTGTGTTCAAACGTATTCCTGAACGGACCGATCTGTCTGCGGACATTAATGAACACCTGATCGTCGAGCTTTACTCCAAGTAAAGCTTAGTACCAAAGAGAGGACACAATGCAGGGTTCTGTGACAGAGTTTCTAAAACCGCGCCTGGTTGATATCGAGCAAGTGAGTTCGACGCACGCCAAGGTGACCCTTGAGCCGTTAGAGCGGGGCTTCGGCCATACTCTTGGCAACGCACTGCGCCGTATTCTGCTTTCATCCATGCCAGGTTGCGCGGTGACCGAGGTTGAGATTGATGGTGTACTGCATGAGTACAGCACCAAAGAAGGCGTACAGGAAGATATCCTGGAAATCCTGCTCAACCTGAAAGGGCTGGCGGTGAGAGTTCAAGGCAAAGATGAAGTTATTCTTACCCTGAATAAATCTGGCATTGGCCCTGTGACTGCAGCCGACATCGTCCATGACGGTGATGTCGAAATCGTCAAGCCACAGCACTTGATCTGCCATCTGACCGATGAAAACGCGGCTATCAGCATGCGTATTAAAGTTCAGCGTGGCCGTGGTTATGTGCCGGCATCTGCCCGTATTCATACGGAAGAAGATGAGCGCCCGATTGGTCGCCTGTTAGTCGATGCTTGCTACAGCCCTGTAGAGCGTATTGCCTACAATGTTGAAGCAGCTCGCGTAGAACAGCGTACTGATTTGGACAAGCTGGTCATCGAAATGGAAACCAATGGCACAATCGATCCTGAAGAGGCGATTCGTCGTGCGGCAACCATTCTGGCTGAACAACTTGAAGCTTTTGTTGACCTGCGTGATGTACGTCAACCAGAAGTTAAAGAAGAAAAACCAGAGTTCGATCCGATCTTGCTGCGCCCTGTTGACGATCTGGAATTGACTGTCCGCTCTGCTAACTGCCTCAAGGCAGAAGCTATCCACTACATCGGTGATCTGGTACAGCGTACCGAGGTTGAGCTGTTGAAAACGCCTAACCTTGGTAAAAAATCTCTTACTGAGATTAAAGATGTGCTGGCTTCACGTGGTTTGTCTCTGGGCATGCGTCTGGAAAACTGGCCACCGGCAAGCATCGCTGATGAGTAACCAGATCACAGGTTAAGGTTTTACTGAGAAGGATAAGGTCATGCGCCATCGTAAGAGTGGTCGTCAACTGAACCGTAACAGCAGCCATCGTCAGGCTATGTTCCGTAACATGGCTGGTTCTTTGGTTCGTCATGAGATTATCAAGACGACCTTGCCAAAAGCAAAAGAGCTGCGTCGTGTTGTTGAACCGCTGATTACTCTTGCCAAGACCGACAGCGTTGCTAATCGTCGTCTGGCATTCGCCCGTACTCGTGATAACGAGATCGTGGCAAAACTGTTTAATGAACTTGGCCCGCGTTTCGCGAGCCGTGCCGGTGGTTACACTCGTATTCTGAAGTGTGGCTTCCGTGCTGGCGACAATGCGCCGATGGCATACATCGAGCTCGTTGATCGCTCAGCTTCTCAGACAGAAGAAGTTGCAACTGCAGAGTAATCTGCAAGCGCATAAAAAAACCGGGGAAACCCGGTTTTTTTATGTCTGAAATACGGCTAACCTTGATGAGAGTGACACTACTTCAGAGGTTATTATGTGGTTAATTGATGAATTAGTTGAACGCCATATTGCGCAAGCTCGGGAAGAGGGGGCTTTTGATAACCTCCCCGGGACTGGTCGGCCATTAGTGTTGGACGATGATAGCGCTGTACCACCGGAATTGAGAACCGCTTATCGATTATTAAAGAATGCTGGTTGTCTCCCGATGGAGTTGGAAGAGCGTAAAGAGGCATTAAAATTAGCCGATCTTCTGGAAAATATCTCCCGGCAGTCTCCTGAGTATGAATCTGTTTCCCGCCGGTTTCGTATGATCGAGTTAAGCTTGCAACAACGCGGTATCAATACTGATTTTTTGCACAGTGAATATGCTGGTTGTTTAAAAAAAACGTTTGGAGCGCAAGATTAACGTCACATATCGCCTATATTATCGGGGCGTTATCCCCTATACTCTCCCCGCTTTATTTTACTATTCTGATAATGAGAGGTAAGTATGACTGTATATCGTCATAAACGAGGCAAAATTCAGGACAATGCCATCGAAGCGTTGTTATCTGACCCGCTATTTCGCCAACGAGTGGAAGTAAACAGTAAGGGAAAAGGAAGCTATCGTAGAAAAGACAAACATGTAAAGAAGGGAAACTGGGAGGCCAGTGGCAAGCAATCAATTGATTTTTTACCACTGGCCTTTTGATTTTCTGGGGTTCTCTGATTTCGAGATGTATTACGATGGTTTCAAAAACACTGTTGATGAATCTATCGTAATTATAATGCGAATTGTTGCTTATTTTTTCAACAGGTCACGTATTTCAGTTAATAATTTCTCTTCTGCGCTGGGTTTTGGCGGCGCTGCTGGCGCATCTTCCTGTTTACGGCGTAATTTATTCATCAATTTGATTGCCATGAAAATAGCGAACGCGACAATGATGAAATCAAAAATATTCTGAATGAAAACCCCGTAATGCATTACGACCGCAGGCACATCCCCCTGAGCAGCACGTAATACCAGGCTGAATTGTTTAAAGTCTACCCCGCCAATTAGCAGCCCTAACGGGGGCATGATGATATCCGATACCA
This window of the Brenneria goodwinii genome carries:
- the secY gene encoding preprotein translocase subunit SecY is translated as MAKQPGLDFQSAKGGVGELKRRLLFVIGALIVFRIGSFIPIPGIDATVLAKLLEQQRGTIIEMFNMFSGGALSRASIFALGIMPYISASIIIQLLTVVHPALAEIKKEGEAGRRKISQYTRYGTLVLAIFQSIGIATGLPNMPGMQGLVLNPGFAFYFTAVVSLVTGTMFLMWLGEQITERGIGNGISIIIFAGIVAGLPPAIGHTIEQARQGDLHFLLLLLVAVLVFAVTFFVVFIERGQRRIVVNYAKRQQGRRVYAAQSTHLPLKVNMAGVIPAIFASSIILFPATIASWFGGGTGWNWLTTISMYLQPGQPLYVLLYATAIIFFCFFYTALVFNPRETADNLKKSGAFVPGIRPGEQTAKYIDKVMTRLTLVGAMYITFICLIPEFMRDAMKVPFYFGGTSLLIVVVVIMDFMAQVQTLMMSSQYESALKKANLKGYNR
- the rpmJ gene encoding 50S ribosomal protein L36; the protein is MKVRASVKKLCRNCKIVKRNGVVRVICSAEPKHKQRQG
- the rpsM gene encoding 30S ribosomal protein S13 — its product is MARIAGINIPDHKHTVIALTSIYGIGKTRSQSICAATGIAENVKISELSEEQIDKLRDEVAKFVVEGDLRREVTLSIKRLMDLGTYRGLRHRRGLPVRGQRTKTNARTRKGPRKPIKK
- the rpsK gene encoding 30S ribosomal protein S11; translation: MAKAPIRARKRVRKQVSDGVAHIHASFNNTIVTITDRQGNALGWATAGGSGFRGSRKSTPFAAQVAAERCAEAVKEYGIKNLEVMVKGPGPGRESTIRALNAAGFRITNITDVTPIPHNGCRPPKKRRV
- the rpsD gene encoding 30S ribosomal protein S4, producing MARYLGPKLKLSRREGTDLFLKSGVRAIDSKCKIEQAPGQHGARKPRLSDYGVQLREKQKVRRMYGVLERQFRNYYKEAARLKGNTGANLLQLLEGRLDNVVYRMGFGATRAEARQLVSHKAIMVNGRVVNIASYQVSPNDVVSIREKAKKQSRVKAALELAEQREKPTWLEVDAAKMEGVFKRIPERTDLSADINEHLIVELYSK
- a CDS encoding DNA-directed RNA polymerase subunit alpha — protein: MQGSVTEFLKPRLVDIEQVSSTHAKVTLEPLERGFGHTLGNALRRILLSSMPGCAVTEVEIDGVLHEYSTKEGVQEDILEILLNLKGLAVRVQGKDEVILTLNKSGIGPVTAADIVHDGDVEIVKPQHLICHLTDENAAISMRIKVQRGRGYVPASARIHTEEDERPIGRLLVDACYSPVERIAYNVEAARVEQRTDLDKLVIEMETNGTIDPEEAIRRAATILAEQLEAFVDLRDVRQPEVKEEKPEFDPILLRPVDDLELTVRSANCLKAEAIHYIGDLVQRTEVELLKTPNLGKKSLTEIKDVLASRGLSLGMRLENWPPASIADE
- the rplQ gene encoding 50S ribosomal protein L17; translation: MRHRKSGRQLNRNSSHRQAMFRNMAGSLVRHEIIKTTLPKAKELRRVVEPLITLAKTDSVANRRLAFARTRDNEIVAKLFNELGPRFASRAGGYTRILKCGFRAGDNAPMAYIELVDRSASQTEEVATAE
- a CDS encoding DUF1992 domain-containing protein; the protein is MWLIDELVERHIAQAREEGAFDNLPGTGRPLVLDDDSAVPPELRTAYRLLKNAGCLPMELEERKEALKLADLLENISRQSPEYESVSRRFRMIELSLQQRGINTDFLHSEYAGCLKKTFGAQD
- a CDS encoding alternative ribosome-rescue factor A — translated: MTVYRHKRGKIQDNAIEALLSDPLFRQRVEVNSKGKGSYRRKDKHVKKGNWEASGKQSIDFLPLAF
- the mscL gene encoding large-conductance mechanosensitive channel protein MscL codes for the protein MSIIKEFREFAMRGNVVDLAVGVIIGAAFGKIVSSLVSDIIMPPLGLLIGGVDFKQFSLVLRAAQGDVPAVVMHYGVFIQNIFDFIIVAFAIFMAIKLMNKLRRKQEDAPAAPPKPSAEEKLLTEIRDLLKK